Proteins found in one Oreochromis niloticus isolate F11D_XX linkage group LG22, O_niloticus_UMD_NMBU, whole genome shotgun sequence genomic segment:
- the LOC109196644 gene encoding chitin synthase chs-2 isoform X2, with product MWHETYEEMMNIIISIFRLDEYRPKEDPKSNDFTFKAHIYFDDAFEAVGGSRHLNKYAKNLVEVIKEVFGIFKNIDHKFFKKQQQVPDQKIIQTPYGGRLIVNMPQGNKIVVHFKDKELIRHKKRWSQIMYLYYLLGWKLTRKFYTRWQKGEDEQKLKEQAQKEKHNTYILALDGDTDFQPASVMLLIDCLRIYPHVGAACGRIHPTGSGPVVWFQKFEYAVSHWLQKTAEHVIGCVLCSPGCFSLFRAEALMDDNVMKTYSTESKEPSHYIQYDQVACLHFGSFPPTPHGSPRQL from the exons ATGTGGCACGAGACCTACGAGGAGATGATGAACATTATCATATCAATATTCAG ACTGGACGAGTACAGACCAAAAGAAGACCCAAAGAGCAATGATTTCACCTTTAAAGCTCATATCTACTTTGATGATGCATTTGAAGCTGTTGGGGGGAGTCGCCATCTGAATAAATATGCCAAGAACCTTGTAGAAGTTATTAAAGAGGTTTTTGG CATCTTCAAGAACATTGATCACAAGTTCTTCAAAAAGCAGCAACAAGTCCCTGATCAGAAAATCATACAGACGCCATATGGGGGTCGTCTTATTGTCAACATGCCTCAAGGGAACAAAATTGTGGTTCACTTCAAGGATAAAGAACTTATCCGTCACAAAAAGAGATGGTCTCAG ATCATGTATCTTTACTATCTCCTGGGCTGGAAACTCACGAGAAAATTTTACACTCGTTGGCAGAAGGGAGAGGATGAGCAGAAGCTAAAAGAACAAGCTCAG AAAGAGAAGCACAACACCTACATCCTGGCTTTGGATGGGGACACTGACTTCCAGCCTGCTTCTGTGATGTTGCTCATCGACTGTCTGAGAATATACCCTCATGTTGGGGCAGCATGTGGCCGGATTCATCCCACTGGATCAG GTCCTGTTGTTTGGTTCCAGAAGTTTGAGTATGCTGTTAGTCACTGGCTGCAGAAGACAGCGGAGCACGTGATTGGCTGCGTGCTGTGCAGCCCCGGCTGCTTCAGTCTATTCAGAGCAGAGGCCCTAATGGATGACAATGTGATGAAGACATATTCTACCGAGTCCAAAGAGCCCAGTCACTACATCCAGTATGACCAag TCGcttgcctgcattttgggtcctttcctCCAACACCACACGGCTCGCCACGGCAGCTGTGa
- the LOC109196644 gene encoding chitin synthase chs-2 isoform X1, translating into MWHETYEEMMNIIISIFRLDEYRPKEDPKSNDFTFKAHIYFDDAFEAVGGSRHLNKYAKNLVEVIKEVFGIFKNIDHKFFKKQQQVPDQKIIQTPYGGRLIVNMPQGNKIVVHFKDKELIRHKKRWSQIMYLYYLLGWKLTRKFYTRWQKGEDEQKLKEQAQKEKHNTYILALDGDTDFQPASVMLLIDCLRIYPHVGAACGRIHPTGSGPVVWFQKFEYAVSHWLQKTAEHVIGCVLCSPGCFSLFRAEALMDDNVMKTYSTESKEPSHYIQYDQGSLPPVTPSRPLRSVSESMCPRCARSLPR; encoded by the exons ATGTGGCACGAGACCTACGAGGAGATGATGAACATTATCATATCAATATTCAG ACTGGACGAGTACAGACCAAAAGAAGACCCAAAGAGCAATGATTTCACCTTTAAAGCTCATATCTACTTTGATGATGCATTTGAAGCTGTTGGGGGGAGTCGCCATCTGAATAAATATGCCAAGAACCTTGTAGAAGTTATTAAAGAGGTTTTTGG CATCTTCAAGAACATTGATCACAAGTTCTTCAAAAAGCAGCAACAAGTCCCTGATCAGAAAATCATACAGACGCCATATGGGGGTCGTCTTATTGTCAACATGCCTCAAGGGAACAAAATTGTGGTTCACTTCAAGGATAAAGAACTTATCCGTCACAAAAAGAGATGGTCTCAG ATCATGTATCTTTACTATCTCCTGGGCTGGAAACTCACGAGAAAATTTTACACTCGTTGGCAGAAGGGAGAGGATGAGCAGAAGCTAAAAGAACAAGCTCAG AAAGAGAAGCACAACACCTACATCCTGGCTTTGGATGGGGACACTGACTTCCAGCCTGCTTCTGTGATGTTGCTCATCGACTGTCTGAGAATATACCCTCATGTTGGGGCAGCATGTGGCCGGATTCATCCCACTGGATCAG GTCCTGTTGTTTGGTTCCAGAAGTTTGAGTATGCTGTTAGTCACTGGCTGCAGAAGACAGCGGAGCACGTGATTGGCTGCGTGCTGTGCAGCCCCGGCTGCTTCAGTCTATTCAGAGCAGAGGCCCTAATGGATGACAATGTGATGAAGACATATTCTACCGAGTCCAAAGAGCCCAGTCACTACATCCAGTATGACCAag
- the LOC109196643 gene encoding formyl peptide receptor 2-like: protein MMSSNASLSTNEDNDDIIITKFVLYTVTVVLGITGNAVVIWMAGIKLEPAVNNVWLVNLAIADLIFCFTRIFSIIQMKLGRWPFGLFLCQFHGFFKHTNMFCSVFLLAVISLDRVLCVRQPILTKHRRTLFAARVVAVCVWIIALLFSIPYFTFRKIYMDNNNQTKCKMVWVEKPKENKNTKVALYSTQFIFSFIFPFMVILICYILVGLGLRRTRLSGKSRPLRILVCLVIAFFLCWAPYQCLLLVDIVYNENKVVKKWYSITKSIAYFNSCVNLLLYFCMGLKVKEGFRQKLMRVYKRALGDDMDGQMAQPTDPSLD, encoded by the exons ATGATGTCTTCCAATGCATCTCTGTCCACCAACGAGGAcaatgatgacatcatcattaCCAAGTTTGTCCTCTACACAGTGACCGTTGTGCTCGGCATCACAGGAAACGCTGTGGTGATCTGGATGGCTGGAATCAAACTTGAG ccAGCAGTCAACAATGTGTGGCTGGTGAATCTGGCGATAGCAGATctgattttctgtttcacaCGAATCTTCTCCATCATCCAGATGAAGTTAGGACGGTGGCCTTTTGGTCTCTTTCTCTGCCAGTTTCATGGTTTCTTCAAACACACCAACATGTTCTGCTCTGTCTTCCTGCTGGCTGTGATCAGTCTGGATCGAGTGCTTTGCGTCCGTCAGCCCATCCTCACGAAGCATCGACGCACCCTGTTCGCAGCGAGGGTGGTGGCAGTCTGTGTCTGGATTATAGCGCTCCTCTTCAGCATTCCCTACTTCACCTTCCGCAAAATCTACAtggacaacaacaaccaaaCTAAGTGTAAAATGGTGTGGGTGGAGAAgccaaaggaaaacaaaaacaccaaagttGCTCTCTACTCCACGCAATTCATATTCAGCTTCATATTTCCCTTTATGGTCATTCTCATCTGTTACATCCTGGTTGGCCTGGGCCTCCGACGCACTCGCCTGTCAGGGAAATCTCGGCCCCTTCGTATATTAGTATGTTTGGTCATTGCCTTCTTCCTGTGCTGGGCGCCTTATCAGTGCCTTCTATTAGTAGACATTGTGTATAATGAAAACAAAGTGGTGAAAAAGTGGTACTCTATAACAAAGAGCATTGCTTACTTTAACAGCTGTGTGAACCTGTTGTTATATTTCTGTATGGGGCTAAAAGTCAAGGAGGGGTTTAGACAGAAACTCATGCGAGTTTATAAAAGGGCTCTGGGAGATGATATGGATGGCCAGATGGCTCAGCCAACTGATCCCTCTTTGGATTAA